A genomic stretch from Telmatocola sphagniphila includes:
- a CDS encoding efflux RND transporter periplasmic adaptor subunit, translating into MIWFSGVVIVLAVAITSALFYRDISKSDTSQDLQPSLSSSRKTTAVNVEIIKPRLGGIQRVCVQPGTLEPFESADLYAKVSGFLAEQSVDIGSQVKKGQLLARISVPEFETQLQRCKADVTHAVARIQQSEAHLTAVKAEARAAKAMILLAEAQLKSKSAYRKFREKQLSRYRELMNQQAIDAKVVDEEEDHYESAVSAEIAAKETVNSSKLQAEAAEARIAQTQADLEESKATKLIAEADVAKAQVMLDYTRITSPYDGVITRRLFYPGAFIRSAESSSEKIPIVSVERTDLFRTIIQVPDRDVPYVSPGNEARIEIDALPGRVITGKIARLADSEDTATRTMRVEVDIPNPDGKLRRGMYGRTTLILNQGVHKSLTIPSAALLGKAENGKAKVRTVKEGRIHLTDIKIGVDNGVDVEVLSGLSIEDAVVIKSNGTLEEGTTVTASNVESKKDSH; encoded by the coding sequence TTGATTTGGTTCAGCGGAGTGGTTATCGTTCTGGCTGTAGCCATCACTTCAGCTCTTTTCTATCGAGATATTTCGAAATCCGATACTTCCCAGGATCTTCAGCCCTCTCTTTCGTCCAGTCGAAAAACTACTGCGGTCAACGTCGAAATCATTAAGCCTCGTCTGGGTGGCATTCAACGTGTCTGCGTCCAACCCGGGACGCTCGAACCGTTCGAATCGGCCGATCTTTATGCCAAGGTTTCTGGCTTTCTGGCCGAACAATCCGTGGATATTGGTTCGCAGGTGAAAAAAGGCCAACTTCTCGCTCGAATTTCTGTACCGGAATTTGAAACTCAACTGCAACGCTGCAAAGCCGATGTCACCCATGCGGTGGCCCGCATCCAACAATCGGAAGCTCATTTGACGGCCGTCAAAGCCGAAGCCCGGGCGGCCAAGGCAATGATCCTTCTGGCCGAAGCCCAGTTGAAAAGCAAATCGGCCTATCGAAAGTTTCGAGAAAAACAGCTGAGTCGCTACCGCGAATTGATGAATCAGCAGGCCATTGATGCCAAAGTTGTCGATGAGGAGGAAGATCATTATGAATCCGCGGTGAGCGCGGAAATCGCCGCCAAGGAAACGGTGAACTCTTCCAAACTCCAGGCCGAGGCTGCCGAAGCTCGTATCGCTCAGACCCAGGCCGATTTGGAGGAATCGAAAGCTACCAAGTTGATCGCCGAGGCCGATGTGGCCAAGGCGCAGGTGATGCTCGATTACACCCGGATCACCTCCCCGTATGATGGCGTTATCACCCGGCGACTCTTTTATCCCGGAGCATTCATCCGCTCCGCGGAATCGAGTTCTGAAAAAATCCCCATCGTATCCGTGGAGAGAACCGATCTGTTCAGAACTATCATCCAGGTTCCCGATCGCGACGTTCCTTATGTTTCTCCCGGGAATGAAGCCCGAATCGAAATCGATGCGCTGCCTGGTCGCGTGATTACTGGCAAAATTGCTCGACTGGCCGATTCGGAAGATACAGCCACGCGAACGATGCGCGTCGAGGTGGATATCCCTAATCCCGATGGTAAATTGCGACGGGGCATGTATGGTCGGACGACGCTTATCCTGAATCAGGGGGTTCACAAATCGTTGACGATTCCTTCTGCCGCTCTCTTGGGAAAGGCCGAGAACGGGAAAGCGAAAGTTCGCACCGTTAAGGAGGGCCGAATTCACCTGACTGACATTAAAATCGGTGTCGACAATGGCGTGGATGTTGAGGTTCTGAGTGGGTTGAGTATTGAAGACGCCGTCGTTATTAAATCTAATGGCACCTTGGAAGAAGGCACGACCGTCACCGCTTCGAATGTCGAGTCGAAAAAGGACTCGCACTAG
- a CDS encoding efflux RND transporter permease subunit, whose amino-acid sequence MNGLIRFALGNTRAITVLMLAILLLGGLALVSIPADILPVYRSPAVQVLTFYNGMSATNVEKDITSRMERWTGQAAGTARQESRSIIGASIVRNYYEDTVDLSGALTQVNSLSTAAMPSLPPGTLPPVIMPYDPTSSTPACLVALNSKTQDEATLYDTGRYQARMMIMALPGSNAPVVYGGRLRTVLAYLDRQKLQARNLSPIDVMNALDRYNIFIPAGDAKLGTLDYALDSNSMYEIVERMGDIPIKNDGDKPVFLRDVALPKDASLVQTNIVRVDGRRQVYIPVYRQQGASTLSVVSHLRDNMQDMKDRLTTPDVDLKLVMDQSIYVSKAIESLAEEGILGAILCSLVILLFLGEWKMTAIAVMTIPVAVLGAIACLHGMDQTINVMTLAGLALAIGPLVDSAIICLENTHRHLGLGATPKAAAFLGASEVAMPELVASLCTLLVLAPLAMMPGIGKFLFRPMFLSVTFAMVIAYILSRTFVPARCFKWLKGHGSKPIESNTLDLPPSNSRENPQSPGLIGRLFEKWESVIDIGIRGYSRVLQLAMKARLVVVLSAYALLAATILLLGPKLRREFFPEVDAGVFEIYVRLQSGTRIEITEKKVEIIENFVKETLGADREMVISEIGLTADWSAAFTPNSGPMDAVVKVQLKPERSHSAQEYVHLLRQGFSKDARFNEIEFAFDAGGMIRSAMNEGKSTPINIRITGKSLRKSRAIAEKIQGEVQQVDGVVDARIIQRLDYPQYTLEVDRAKASDLGLDQVDVMRNVVASLNSSVQFNKRNFWIDPLSHNQYFVGVQYAEEDIDSLETLLDIPITSPTQKRSIPLRNIATLRRTTVPSEITHQNLQATFDLTMGVYGRDLGHVAEEVKKIVQQFGKARPDGGWTPFDPDSQEKIPIEGSKVLLSGEYQKMESTFRNQAFGMILAVTLIYFLMVALFRSYLIPLVVLSAVPVGIIGVVLALYLTHTALSIQSLLGVIFMIGIVVSNTVLLTDFAQNLRKTDLLTPQQAIARAASIRVRPVVMTALATFFALIPMSLGLSRGSEANVPLGRAVLGGLLAGLGTTLLVVPCLYSLVIHGPLEHESGDEGESHPVHKNED is encoded by the coding sequence ATGAACGGACTGATCCGGTTTGCACTGGGTAATACCCGAGCGATAACGGTATTGATGCTGGCGATCCTACTTCTCGGGGGACTGGCATTAGTATCCATTCCGGCCGATATTCTTCCAGTGTACCGTTCTCCCGCCGTGCAGGTTCTGACCTTTTACAACGGCATGTCGGCCACCAATGTCGAAAAGGACATCACTTCCCGAATGGAACGGTGGACCGGTCAGGCCGCCGGGACCGCTCGACAGGAATCGCGCTCGATTATCGGCGCCAGCATCGTTCGAAATTATTACGAAGACACTGTGGATTTGAGTGGCGCTCTGACGCAGGTCAACTCGCTGTCCACCGCAGCGATGCCCAGTTTGCCGCCCGGTACATTACCACCGGTCATCATGCCTTATGACCCGACCTCTTCCACTCCCGCCTGCCTAGTTGCCCTAAACAGCAAAACACAGGACGAAGCCACTCTCTACGATACGGGTCGCTACCAGGCTCGAATGATGATCATGGCTTTGCCCGGTTCGAATGCGCCCGTAGTCTACGGTGGACGATTGCGAACCGTTCTGGCTTATCTGGATCGACAGAAATTGCAGGCCCGCAATCTCTCGCCGATCGACGTCATGAACGCTCTCGATCGTTACAACATCTTCATTCCGGCAGGCGATGCGAAACTCGGAACTCTCGATTATGCCCTCGATTCCAATTCCATGTATGAGATCGTCGAAAGGATGGGCGATATTCCCATCAAAAACGATGGTGATAAACCGGTTTTCCTGCGCGATGTGGCTCTCCCCAAAGATGCCAGTCTGGTGCAGACGAATATCGTTCGCGTCGATGGTCGCCGGCAGGTTTACATTCCGGTCTATCGCCAGCAGGGCGCGAGTACCTTGAGTGTCGTCAGTCACCTGCGCGACAACATGCAGGACATGAAGGACCGACTGACAACGCCGGATGTGGATCTCAAATTGGTGATGGATCAATCGATTTACGTGAGCAAGGCCATCGAAAGTCTGGCGGAAGAAGGGATACTTGGGGCAATTCTCTGTTCACTGGTGATCCTTTTATTTCTCGGGGAATGGAAGATGACCGCCATCGCAGTCATGACCATTCCTGTCGCGGTTCTGGGGGCGATTGCCTGCCTGCATGGTATGGATCAGACGATCAACGTCATGACTCTGGCCGGGCTGGCGCTAGCCATTGGTCCGCTGGTGGATAGCGCAATCATTTGCCTGGAGAATACTCACCGACATCTGGGGCTGGGCGCAACACCTAAAGCAGCCGCTTTTCTCGGTGCTAGTGAAGTGGCGATGCCCGAACTCGTCGCCAGTCTCTGCACCCTCCTGGTATTAGCGCCGTTGGCGATGATGCCGGGGATCGGCAAATTCCTTTTCCGACCGATGTTTCTTTCAGTCACCTTCGCCATGGTCATCGCCTATATCCTCTCCCGAACCTTCGTCCCCGCCCGTTGTTTCAAATGGTTAAAAGGTCACGGGTCCAAGCCGATCGAATCGAATACTCTCGATCTTCCGCCCAGTAATTCGCGGGAGAATCCCCAATCCCCCGGGCTCATCGGGCGGCTCTTTGAAAAGTGGGAATCCGTCATCGATATAGGCATACGCGGCTACAGCCGTGTGCTGCAGTTGGCAATGAAAGCTCGCTTGGTCGTCGTGTTGTCCGCTTATGCACTTCTGGCCGCTACCATCCTCCTGTTAGGTCCGAAACTTCGCCGGGAATTTTTCCCCGAAGTCGACGCGGGTGTATTCGAAATCTACGTTCGATTACAATCCGGTACCCGCATCGAGATTACGGAAAAAAAGGTCGAAATAATCGAAAATTTTGTCAAGGAGACCCTCGGTGCCGATCGGGAAATGGTGATCAGCGAGATTGGTCTGACGGCCGACTGGTCCGCCGCATTCACACCGAACAGTGGTCCGATGGATGCCGTGGTAAAAGTCCAGTTGAAGCCCGAGCGGTCGCACTCGGCCCAGGAGTACGTGCACCTATTACGACAGGGTTTTAGTAAGGATGCTCGCTTCAATGAGATCGAGTTTGCTTTCGATGCGGGGGGAATGATCCGGTCAGCCATGAACGAAGGGAAATCGACACCGATCAACATTCGAATCACGGGCAAAAGCCTTCGAAAATCGCGGGCCATCGCGGAAAAAATTCAGGGTGAAGTTCAACAGGTTGACGGCGTCGTCGACGCTCGCATCATCCAGCGACTCGACTATCCCCAATACACTCTCGAAGTGGATCGGGCGAAGGCAAGCGATCTCGGGCTGGATCAGGTCGATGTGATGCGAAATGTCGTGGCTTCGTTGAACTCGAGCGTTCAGTTCAACAAACGCAATTTCTGGATCGATCCACTCAGTCACAACCAGTATTTCGTGGGGGTGCAATACGCTGAAGAAGATATCGATTCTCTGGAAACGCTGCTCGATATTCCCATCACCAGTCCGACCCAGAAGCGTTCGATTCCCTTGCGAAATATTGCCACTCTCCGAAGGACGACCGTTCCCTCCGAGATCACTCACCAGAATTTGCAAGCGACATTCGATCTGACCATGGGCGTTTACGGACGGGACCTGGGACACGTCGCCGAGGAGGTCAAGAAAATCGTCCAGCAATTCGGGAAAGCCCGTCCGGACGGCGGTTGGACTCCCTTCGATCCCGATTCGCAGGAGAAAATTCCCATCGAGGGGAGCAAGGTTCTGTTAAGCGGCGAATACCAGAAGATGGAATCGACTTTTCGAAACCAGGCTTTCGGGATGATCCTCGCCGTCACGCTCATTTACTTTTTGATGGTGGCATTGTTCAGATCCTACCTGATACCCCTAGTCGTTTTATCCGCGGTGCCCGTCGGGATCATCGGGGTGGTACTCGCGCTGTATCTGACTCACACCGCTTTGAGTATTCAATCGCTGCTCGGCGTAATCTTTATGATTGGGATTGTCGTCTCAAATACCGTTCTACTGACCGATTTTGCACAGAATCTTCGAAAGACAGATTTGCTGACACCGCAGCAAGCGATTGCTCGCGCCGCCAGTATCCGCGTCCGGCCCGTGGTCATGACCGCACTCGCAACGTTCTTCGCGTTAATCCCCATGTCATTGGGGCTGAGCCGTGGTAGCGAGGCCAATGTTCCCCTGGGAAGAGCCGTCCTGGGAGGATTATTGGCTGGCCTGGGGACCACGCTACTTGTGGTACCCTGTCTTTATTCATTGGTGATTCATGGGCCGCTAGAACACGAATCTGGAGATGAAGGCGAGTCTCATCCAGTGCATAAAAATGAGGATTGA
- a CDS encoding PHP-associated domain-containing protein codes for MMRFDLHMHTSRHSHDSEMDPIAMLQRAQEVGLDGIVITEHEYWWPDEELQELRSMAPGLIVLAGIEVTAREGDVLCYGVREAKKLRKGMLWEDLCDEIHQQGGVAVAAHPFRWGQPFADIMQNEAIHLDGMEMMSKNMDPDLRQQAAEYAREHPEYAQLGNSDSHHESTMGCCHTLFDVQIRNIADLVQAIKDRKCRPVVGTPRG; via the coding sequence ATGATGCGTTTCGATCTCCATATGCATACCTCCCGCCATTCGCACGACAGCGAAATGGATCCTATCGCGATGCTTCAAAGAGCCCAGGAAGTCGGCCTGGACGGCATCGTGATCACGGAGCATGAGTACTGGTGGCCCGACGAAGAATTGCAGGAGTTGCGCAGTATGGCACCCGGGCTCATCGTCCTGGCGGGTATTGAGGTAACCGCTCGAGAAGGAGATGTGCTTTGCTATGGCGTCCGGGAGGCCAAGAAACTCCGAAAAGGAATGCTCTGGGAGGACCTCTGCGATGAAATTCATCAGCAGGGGGGTGTCGCCGTGGCGGCTCACCCGTTTCGCTGGGGCCAGCCTTTTGCGGACATCATGCAGAATGAGGCAATTCATTTGGACGGCATGGAGATGATGTCCAAAAACATGGATCCCGATTTGCGACAGCAAGCGGCCGAGTATGCTCGAGAGCACCCCGAATACGCTCAACTGGGCAATAGCGATTCGCATCACGAATCCACCATGGGCTGCTGCCACACGCTATTCGATGTGCAAATCCGTAATATCGCCGATTTGGTGCAGGCAATCAAGGATCGCAAGTGCCGTCCGGTAGTGGGAACTCCTCGAGGTTGA
- a CDS encoding Mrp/NBP35 family ATP-binding protein: MQPQTQAANPALADVKNILAVASGKGGVGKSTVSSNLALALKKIGQSVGLMDADIYGPSVPLMMGLGSADPQTAQFPLEKYGLKLMSMGFIPDATKGVLLRGPMVAKYVGAFLTQIPWGALDTLVIDMPPGTGDAQLTLCQTANVRGAIIVTTPQDVSLIDAVKALNMFRQLKVPVLGIIENMSYFVGDDGKRYEIFRHGGGKKLAEETGVEFLGEVPIDPRVAECGDAGEPLVHKYPDSPVAKAYLELAEKVLKAAAKLSETSELPAVQL, encoded by the coding sequence ATGCAACCTCAAACCCAGGCGGCTAATCCCGCCTTGGCGGATGTGAAAAATATCCTGGCAGTCGCGAGCGGTAAGGGGGGAGTTGGGAAATCGACGGTTTCCTCCAACCTCGCACTCGCCTTGAAAAAGATCGGCCAGTCGGTCGGACTCATGGACGCCGATATCTATGGCCCCAGTGTGCCCCTTATGATGGGATTGGGCTCAGCCGATCCGCAGACGGCCCAATTCCCGCTCGAAAAGTACGGCTTGAAGCTGATGTCGATGGGATTCATTCCCGATGCCACCAAAGGCGTACTGCTTCGAGGCCCCATGGTCGCCAAATATGTCGGCGCTTTTCTGACGCAAATTCCTTGGGGAGCCCTGGATACTCTGGTGATCGATATGCCCCCGGGTACGGGTGATGCGCAACTCACACTCTGTCAGACGGCGAATGTCCGCGGTGCCATCATCGTGACCACCCCGCAGGATGTCAGTCTGATCGACGCGGTGAAAGCCCTGAATATGTTTCGGCAACTCAAAGTTCCGGTATTGGGCATCATCGAGAACATGAGTTACTTTGTCGGAGACGATGGCAAGCGCTACGAGATTTTCCGCCACGGTGGCGGGAAGAAACTGGCGGAAGAAACCGGTGTGGAATTTCTCGGCGAAGTTCCCATCGATCCTCGAGTCGCCGAATGCGGTGATGCGGGCGAACCTCTGGTTCACAAGTATCCCGATTCCCCTGTCGCCAAGGCCTACCTGGAGCTCGCTGAGAAAGTCTTGAAAGCGGCGGCCAAGCTCTCGGAAACCTCCGAACTTCCCGCGGTGCAGTTATGA
- a CDS encoding DUF971 domain-containing protein — protein sequence MTVELDKYKPKSLKGAGDGLAIEWADGASTFVPFTELRKKCPCATCNDERQKPIDPFRVLSEREIQAGPPKPVKMLPRGYYAYQIVWNDGHDSGIYTLEMLRDFSSPVSDK from the coding sequence ATGACGGTTGAATTAGACAAATACAAACCAAAATCGCTCAAAGGGGCGGGAGACGGACTTGCCATCGAGTGGGCGGATGGAGCATCCACATTTGTCCCTTTTACCGAGCTTCGTAAAAAATGCCCCTGTGCAACCTGTAATGACGAACGACAAAAGCCGATAGACCCATTCCGAGTGTTGTCGGAGCGCGAAATTCAGGCTGGCCCTCCCAAACCGGTGAAAATGCTGCCTCGCGGTTACTATGCGTATCAAATCGTTTGGAACGATGGCCACGATTCGGGGATTTATACCCTCGAAATGTTACGCGACTTTTCCTCTCCCGTTTCAGATAAATAA